A genomic window from Lotus japonicus ecotype B-129 chromosome 1, LjGifu_v1.2 includes:
- the LOC130710284 gene encoding agamous-like MADS-box protein AGL80 — protein MVSARGKVKLTRILERSKRKSSWKKRVAGAKKKLSEVTTLCDVKACLIMYPLDDPLDHKPLETVVWPSHEGAREVIAKYMSENELVRGKRMANPESHMQEMVVKATAKLDKQMYEIKIKQMKLCMMKCFEIGRVPPNLSLDDTNLMGNLIDRYLMDIDLRLKKLEMEEEEAHQNQAATTVAGASRNKGKEPMNYDASRNKGKEPMNYDASRNKGKEPMNYD, from the coding sequence ATGGTTAGCGCTAGAGGCAAAGTGAAGCTCACGCGCATACTTGAGCGGAGCAAGAGGAAGTCATCATGGAAAAAGAGGGTAGCAGGCGCAAAGAAGAAGCTGAGTGAGGTTACCACCCTTTGTGATGTCAAAGCATGTCTTATAATGTACCCTCTTGATGACCCTCTTGATCATAAACCTCTTGAGACAGTTGTTTGGCCATCCCATGAGGGCGCCCGAGAAGTGATAGCTAAGTACATGAGCGAGAATGAGCTCGTACGCGGCAAAAGGATGGCCAACCCAGAGAGCCACATGCAAGAAATGGTCGTGAAGGCCACGGCGAAATTGGACAAGCAAATGtatgaaatcaaaattaaacaGATGAAACTTTGCATGATGAAGTGTTTTGAGATCGGTAGGGTTCCACCTAATTTGAGCCTGGATGATACCAATCTTATGGGCAACCTGATTGACCGTTATCTGATGGACATtgatttaaggctgaagaaacttgagatggaagaagaggaggcTCATCAGAACCAAGCTGCCACAACTGTTGCTGGTGCATCTAGGAACAAAGGAAAGGAACCTATGAACTATGATGCATCTAGGAACAAAGGAAAGGAACCTATGAACTATGATGCATCTAGGAACAAAGGAAAGGAACCTATGAACTATGACTAG
- the LOC130727406 gene encoding protein DUF642 L-GALACTONO-1,4-LACTONE-RESPONSIVE GENE 2-like isoform X2 gives MLTPSPELIHSILPVFYPAYNSYKFIIPIEIVEFHSPAIMGRLSFLLLLLCTTFNVAFSDNDVVANGNFEAGPKPSELKGTVVTGGSHAIPGWEISGFIEYIKSGQKQGDMLLAVPEGAYAVRLGNEASIKQNIKVIKGMYYSITFLVARTCAQEERLNVSVAPDWVVLPMQTLYSSNGWDAYAWSFLAEYQEVEMVFHNPGVVEDAACGPLIDSIALKPLYPPRPTNKNVLKNGGFEEGPYVFPNTSWGVLIPPNIIDLDEHSPLPGWIVESLKAVKYIDSEHFYVPQGKRAVELVAGKESAIAQVARTVLGKTYILSFAVGDAGNSCEGLMSVEAFAGKDHVTVRYESIGKGGFKRASLKFVAVSTSTRIVFLSTFYAMRSDDFSSLCGPVIDDIKLLSLRKL, from the exons ATGCTCACTCCCTCCCCTGAATTAATACATTCTATTCTCCCTGTTTTCTACCCTGCATATAACTCATATAAGTTTATTATTCCTATTGAAATTGTGGAGTTTCACAGCCCAGCTATCATGGGAAGGCTCTCATTTCTGTTGCTGCTCTTATGTACCACATTCAATGTCGCCTTCTCCGACAATGACG TGGTGGCAAATGGGAATTTTGAGGCGGGTCCAAAGCCTTCAGAATTGAAAGGCACGGTGGTGACGGGCGGCAGCCACGCGATACCAGGGTGGGAGATCTCCGGCTTCATTGAATACATAAAATCAGGGCAGAAACAGGGTGACATGTTGCTGGCAGTGCCAGAGGGAGCTTATGCAGTGAGGCTTGGCAACGAGGCTTCTATCAAACAAAACATAAAAGTGATCAAGGGAATGTACTATTCCATCACATTTCTGGTGGCACGCACTTGTGCGCAAGAGGAGCGACTCAACGTGTCTGTGGCTCCAGATTGGGTGGTGCTCCCAATGCAAACACTGTATAGCAGCAATGGTTGGGATGCATATGCATGGTCCTTTCTAGCAGAATACCAAGAGGTGGAAATGGTTTTCCATAACCCTGGTGTGGTTGAAGATGCTGCTTGTGGGCCTCTAATTGATTCTATTGCCCTCAAACCTCTTTATCCTCCAAGACCAACTAACA AGAATGTTTTGAAGAATGGTGGTTTTGAAGAAGGACCATATGTGTTCCCAAACACATCATGGGGTGTGCTCATCCCACCCAACATCATAGACCTCGATGAACACTCTCCTCTCCCAGGATGGATAGTGGAGTCCTTGAAAGCAGTGAAATACATTGATTCAGAGCATTTCTATGTTCCACAAGGCAAAAGAGCCGTGGAGCTAGTAGCTGGAAAAGAAAGTGCCATCGCACAAGTCGCCAGAACTGTTCTTGGCAAAACATACATTCTCTCCTTTGCAGTTGGAGACGCTGGAAATTCTTGTGAAGGGTTGATGAGCGTTGAAGCGTTTGCAGGCAAAGATCATGTAACAGTGCGTTATGAGTCTATAGGCAAAGGTGGATTTAAGCGTGCAAGCCTCAAGTTTGTGGCGGTTAGCACCAGTACACGGATCGTGTTCCTTAGCACTTTCTATGCCATGAGAAGTGACGATTTCTCTTCGCTGTGTGGGCCTGTGATTGATGATATCAAATTGCTTAGTCTTCGTAAACTATAG
- the LOC130727406 gene encoding protein DUF642 L-GALACTONO-1,4-LACTONE-RESPONSIVE GENE 2-like isoform X1, translating to MLTPSPELIHSILPVFYPAYNSYKFIIPIEIVEFHSPAIMGRLSFLLLLLCTTFNVAFSDNDAVVANGNFEAGPKPSELKGTVVTGGSHAIPGWEISGFIEYIKSGQKQGDMLLAVPEGAYAVRLGNEASIKQNIKVIKGMYYSITFLVARTCAQEERLNVSVAPDWVVLPMQTLYSSNGWDAYAWSFLAEYQEVEMVFHNPGVVEDAACGPLIDSIALKPLYPPRPTNKNVLKNGGFEEGPYVFPNTSWGVLIPPNIIDLDEHSPLPGWIVESLKAVKYIDSEHFYVPQGKRAVELVAGKESAIAQVARTVLGKTYILSFAVGDAGNSCEGLMSVEAFAGKDHVTVRYESIGKGGFKRASLKFVAVSTSTRIVFLSTFYAMRSDDFSSLCGPVIDDIKLLSLRKL from the exons ATGCTCACTCCCTCCCCTGAATTAATACATTCTATTCTCCCTGTTTTCTACCCTGCATATAACTCATATAAGTTTATTATTCCTATTGAAATTGTGGAGTTTCACAGCCCAGCTATCATGGGAAGGCTCTCATTTCTGTTGCTGCTCTTATGTACCACATTCAATGTCGCCTTCTCCGACAATGACG CAGTGGTGGCAAATGGGAATTTTGAGGCGGGTCCAAAGCCTTCAGAATTGAAAGGCACGGTGGTGACGGGCGGCAGCCACGCGATACCAGGGTGGGAGATCTCCGGCTTCATTGAATACATAAAATCAGGGCAGAAACAGGGTGACATGTTGCTGGCAGTGCCAGAGGGAGCTTATGCAGTGAGGCTTGGCAACGAGGCTTCTATCAAACAAAACATAAAAGTGATCAAGGGAATGTACTATTCCATCACATTTCTGGTGGCACGCACTTGTGCGCAAGAGGAGCGACTCAACGTGTCTGTGGCTCCAGATTGGGTGGTGCTCCCAATGCAAACACTGTATAGCAGCAATGGTTGGGATGCATATGCATGGTCCTTTCTAGCAGAATACCAAGAGGTGGAAATGGTTTTCCATAACCCTGGTGTGGTTGAAGATGCTGCTTGTGGGCCTCTAATTGATTCTATTGCCCTCAAACCTCTTTATCCTCCAAGACCAACTAACA AGAATGTTTTGAAGAATGGTGGTTTTGAAGAAGGACCATATGTGTTCCCAAACACATCATGGGGTGTGCTCATCCCACCCAACATCATAGACCTCGATGAACACTCTCCTCTCCCAGGATGGATAGTGGAGTCCTTGAAAGCAGTGAAATACATTGATTCAGAGCATTTCTATGTTCCACAAGGCAAAAGAGCCGTGGAGCTAGTAGCTGGAAAAGAAAGTGCCATCGCACAAGTCGCCAGAACTGTTCTTGGCAAAACATACATTCTCTCCTTTGCAGTTGGAGACGCTGGAAATTCTTGTGAAGGGTTGATGAGCGTTGAAGCGTTTGCAGGCAAAGATCATGTAACAGTGCGTTATGAGTCTATAGGCAAAGGTGGATTTAAGCGTGCAAGCCTCAAGTTTGTGGCGGTTAGCACCAGTACACGGATCGTGTTCCTTAGCACTTTCTATGCCATGAGAAGTGACGATTTCTCTTCGCTGTGTGGGCCTGTGATTGATGATATCAAATTGCTTAGTCTTCGTAAACTATAG